The genomic stretch AGGCTCGGCCTGCGGCAGGTCGATCTTGTTCAGGACCGGCATGACTTCCAGGCCCTGCTCGATGGCGGTGTAGCAGTTGGCCACGGACTGGGCCTCGACGCCCTGGCCGGCGTCGACCACCAGCAGCGCGCCTTCGCAGGCCGCCAGGGAACGGCTGACTTCGTAGGTGAAGTCGACGTGGCCCGGGGTGTCGATGAAGTTCAGCTGATAGGTGACGCCGTCTTTGGCCTTGTAGTACAGGGTGACGCTGTGGGCCTTGATGGTGATCCCGCGCTCACGCTCCAGGTCCATGGAATCCAGCACCTGGGCTTCCATTTCGCGGTCGGCCAGGCCGCCGCACATCTGGATGAAGCGATCGGCCAGCGTCGACTTGCCATGGTCAATGTGGGCGATGATGGAGAAATTGCGGATATGACTCAAATCACTCACGGATCAACACTCAAAAAGGCTGCAGGCTTGGCCCGCCGAAAAATAGCCGGGAATTGTACCTGATACACGGCGCAAGCGTCACGTTCGCCTGTCACCCCGATTGCATGCAAAAACGCCCCGGTCTGTCGACCGGGGCGTCCTCTTGGCTAAAGCGCGGATGAAACCTTGTTCATCAACCGGCCCGACGCAGCAGCCAGACGCCCGCCAGGGCGCAGACGCCCGCCGGCACCAGCACCGCGAACAGCGGCGAGAAGCCGAACACCAGGCTCGACGGGCCCAGCAGGTCCTGGACGATGCGGAAGGTGAAGCCCACCAGCACGCCGGTGAACACCCGCTGACCGAGGGTCACCGAACGCAGCGGGCCGAAAATGAACGAGATCGCCATCAGCACCAGCGCGGCGGTGACCAGCGGCTGCAGGACCTTGACCCAGAACGCCAGCCAGTAACGGCCGTTGCTCAGCCCCTGCTCGGCCAGGTAGTGGATATAGCCCCACAGGCCGGAGATCGACAGCGCTTCCGGCGCCATGACCACGGTGCTCAGCAATTGCGGGCTCAGGGACACGTCCCAGCGCTCGGTCGGCGTGTTGACGACTTCGGTGCTGCGCTCGTGGAACAGCGTGGTGGTCACGTCGGTGAGCTGCCAGTGGTCGCCGTCGAAATCCGCCCGCTTGGCGAAGCTGGAGCTGAGCAGGTGGCGCTCCTTGTCGAAGTGGTAGCGCGTCACGCCGTACAGCAGGCCGTTCGGCTGGACGGCGTTGATGTGGATGAACTCATCCCCCTGGCGGTGCCACA from Pseudomonas ekonensis encodes the following:
- the lptG gene encoding LPS export ABC transporter permease LptG, which gives rise to MVKLDRYIGSSVFIAIIAVLAIILGLATLFAFIDEMSDVTDTYTLVDVLGFVLLTAPRRLYDMLPMAALIGCLIGLGSLASSSELTVMRAAGVSIGRIVWAVMKPMLVLMLAGVLIGEYVAPATESMAQANRSLAQGSGDAQSAKHGMWHRQGDEFIHINAVQPNGLLYGVTRYHFDKERHLLSSSFAKRADFDGDHWQLTDVTTTLFHERSTEVVNTPTERWDVSLSPQLLSTVVMAPEALSISGLWGYIHYLAEQGLSNGRYWLAFWVKVLQPLVTAALVLMAISFIFGPLRSVTLGQRVFTGVLVGFTFRIVQDLLGPSSLVFGFSPLFAVLVPAGVCALAGVWLLRRAG